From the genome of Anaerolineae bacterium:
GCCGCGGTCGCCCTCAACTTCGACCTTTTCCGCATCAACGTTGATCGTGATGGCCCGTTCCAGCGCTTGCTGGCGTACTACCGTGACAGTTTCGTCGATCAACTCGCGAAGATCGAAGGGGGCCATCTCCAACCTGGTGCGCCCGGATTCCAGGCGAGCAAGATCGAGAAACTCAGTGGTCATCCGGATCAGGCGATCTGTCTCGCGTTCCATCGTGGCAATGATCTCATAGCGACGATCTTCCGGGAGCGAGGGACGCATCAGAAGCATAGTGCTGGCCTTTAGAGCCGCCAGCGGAGTACGCAATTCGTGAACCAGTTCAGCAATGAAATCATTCTGCTGGAAGAGCCGGGCGTTCTCAATGGCAATGGCTGCCTGGGCGGCAAGTGTGGTCAGCGTGTTGACATCATCTGTGGTGAAGGGCGCGTCATTCCGTTTGTTCAGGGCTTCCAGAGCACCGATGATTCTGGTGTGGGCGCGCATGGGGACCGCCAGCATGTTGCGTGTCTTGGTCTTGACGGACTTCTCCACTTCCTGAAACCAACGCGGGTCGTTGGGAGCGTCGGGCACCAGAACGTATTCGCCATGCGTGACAACCCAGCCGGCAACGCTGCCTTCTTTAGGGACAATCAGGGCATCCCGTGTGCCGCTGCTGATATCCGAGGCAGCTTCGAAGCGCAACTCACCGGTCTGCGGGTCGACCAGCAGAATTGAGGCAGCCTGCGATTGGGTAAGCTCAATAGCAGCCTGGATGATTTGATCAAGCAGGGCGTTGAGGTCCAGCGTCGAGGTGAGCTGACGGCTAATCTCCATAAGCC
Proteins encoded in this window:
- a CDS encoding GAF domain-containing sensor histidine kinase — encoded protein: MEISRQLTSTLDLNALLDQIIQAAIELTQSQAASILLVDPQTGELRFEAASDISSGTRDALIVPKEGSVAGWVVTHGEYVLVPDAPNDPRWFQEVEKSVKTKTRNMLAVPMRAHTRIIGALEALNKRNDAPFTTDDVNTLTTLAAQAAIAIENARLFQQNDFIAELVHELRTPLAALKASTMLLMRPSLPEDRRYEIIATMERETDRLIRMTTEFLDLARLESGRTRLEMAPFDLRELIDETVTVVRQQALERAITINVDAEKVEVEGDRGKLKQVLLNLLTNAIKYNREHGLIDVCLRPPQEKAQDTVTVSVRDTGRGIAKEDQAHIFERFYRVADSEGFTQGTGLGLIIAKRIVEAHNGNMWLESEPGLGSTFSFTLPRRSYKSLRAATSPAH